A single genomic interval of Brevundimonas diminuta harbors:
- a CDS encoding phosphoserine transaminase, whose amino-acid sequence MSTKPDVKPARPWFSAGPTAKRPGYALGGLPSDLLGRGIRAPEVVERFAHGLRLTREVLEVPDSHVMLYTPGSDTGAVEAALWGMLGARPVHVVAFENFGLTWLADVKDHLGLEPEALTAPWGELPDLSRADWSKDVVFPWNGTTSGVRVPNADWIADDREGLAICDATSAAFAIPLPWDKLDVVTFSFQKALGGEAGIGVMVLSPRAVERLDTYRPDRAIPKLLRLTDGKGRFDRALADGVAINTFSILTLEDWIDALGWAKDIGGLSELIRRTDANYAALAQWVERTDWIAFLPDRAEIRSTTSVCLKFTDARIAALDDKAQKAFVVRFKALLEGEAAVFDMEPHRNAPPGLRLWCGCTVETADVVAATPWLEWAFETAVGEVG is encoded by the coding sequence ATGAGCACGAAGCCTGATGTGAAGCCGGCGCGGCCGTGGTTTTCGGCGGGGCCGACGGCGAAGCGGCCGGGCTATGCGCTGGGTGGATTGCCGTCCGACCTGCTGGGACGCGGCATTCGCGCGCCGGAGGTGGTCGAGCGGTTCGCGCATGGCCTGCGGCTGACGCGCGAGGTGCTGGAAGTGCCCGACAGCCATGTGATGCTGTATACGCCGGGGTCTGACACAGGCGCGGTCGAGGCGGCGCTGTGGGGGATGCTGGGCGCTAGGCCGGTGCATGTCGTGGCGTTCGAGAACTTCGGCCTGACCTGGCTGGCGGACGTGAAGGATCATCTGGGGCTGGAGCCCGAGGCCCTGACGGCGCCCTGGGGCGAACTGCCGGATCTGAGCCGGGCGGACTGGTCCAAGGACGTGGTGTTCCCGTGGAACGGCACGACCTCGGGCGTGCGTGTGCCTAACGCCGACTGGATCGCCGATGATCGCGAGGGGCTGGCGATCTGCGACGCGACGTCCGCCGCCTTCGCCATTCCGTTGCCGTGGGACAAGCTGGATGTCGTGACCTTCAGCTTCCAGAAGGCGCTGGGCGGCGAGGCGGGCATCGGGGTGATGGTGCTGTCGCCGCGCGCGGTCGAGCGGCTGGATACATACCGGCCGGATCGAGCGATTCCCAAGCTGCTGCGGCTGACCGACGGCAAGGGACGGTTTGATCGGGCGCTGGCGGACGGGGTGGCGATCAACACCTTCTCGATCCTGACCCTCGAAGACTGGATCGACGCCCTGGGCTGGGCGAAGGACATCGGCGGATTGAGCGAACTGATCCGGCGGACAGACGCCAACTACGCCGCGTTGGCGCAATGGGTGGAGCGAACCGACTGGATCGCCTTCCTGCCGGATCGAGCGGAGATCCGGTCGACGACCTCGGTCTGTCTGAAATTCACCGATGCGCGGATCGCGGCGCTGGACGACAAGGCGCAGAAGGCCTTCGTCGTGCGGTTCAAGGCCCTGCTGGAAGGCGAGGCGGCCGTGTTCGACATGGAGCCGCATCGCAATGCGCCGCCCGGACTGCGCCTATGGTGCGGCTGCACGGTCGAGACGGCCGATGTGGTTGCGGCGACGCCCTGGCTGGAATGGGCGTTCGAGACGGCGGTCGGCGAAGTCGGATAA
- a CDS encoding DUF2799 domain-containing protein — MKRLMIAGGAFAAAALLSSCTTMSKDECLAGAWGEKGYADGASGYPMTRLDDHAKACAKFQIAPNPAAYGSAREDGLRTYCTFQRGWEEGRAGNTYYGVCRPEDEQAFLPAYRDGRILHEVEDAYETAQGALSSAEARIENREDKLEAKERELRGEGLTDEERERIRDRIQEVRGEIRDARRNAREARDALDQAEWDVRRVRRELSGRYPV; from the coding sequence ATGAAGCGGTTGATGATCGCCGGGGGAGCGTTCGCCGCGGCGGCGTTGCTGAGCAGCTGCACGACCATGAGCAAGGACGAATGCCTGGCCGGGGCCTGGGGCGAGAAGGGCTATGCGGACGGGGCGTCGGGCTATCCGATGACGCGGCTGGACGACCACGCCAAGGCCTGCGCCAAGTTTCAGATCGCACCCAATCCAGCCGCCTATGGCTCGGCGCGTGAGGATGGCTTGCGGACCTACTGCACCTTCCAGCGCGGTTGGGAGGAGGGGCGGGCGGGCAATACCTATTACGGCGTCTGTCGGCCGGAGGACGAGCAGGCGTTTCTGCCGGCCTATCGTGACGGCCGAATTCTGCATGAGGTCGAGGACGCCTACGAGACGGCGCAAGGCGCGCTGAGCAGCGCAGAGGCCCGGATCGAGAACCGCGAAGACAAGCTGGAAGCCAAGGAACGCGAACTGCGCGGCGAAGGCCTGACGGACGAAGAGCGGGAGCGCATTCGTGACCGCATTCAAGAGGTCAGAGGCGAAATCCGCGATGCGCGTCGCAATGCCCGAGAGGCACGCGACGCGCTGGATCAGGCGGAATGGGACGTTCGCCGGGTGCGGCGCGAACTGAGCGGCCGCTACCCGGTCTAG
- a CDS encoding response regulator, with the protein MEPALRRVVIVDANLSSARLLTDIVKGMGAREVYSEGDEERALELLRDVEPGVIFTERSGDRLNGETLARRIRRSSMSCRMSPIIMVTGEATAAAIKGARDAGIHEFLRKPFTTGDLFKRVENVTLKPRPWIEAVGYVGPDRRRFNSGEYSGARKRRSDGAAGGGPAEIRDQASRILVSAMSQFEQDPSQATRAIRQQAETLNGLAIKTADARLAMAVATLQAYVASGQVTKAGLAQPIGTVVAAARAANDAAPVARAS; encoded by the coding sequence ATGGAGCCTGCGCTTCGTCGGGTGGTCATCGTGGACGCCAATCTGTCGTCGGCGCGACTGCTGACGGACATCGTCAAGGGCATGGGTGCGCGCGAGGTCTATTCAGAGGGTGACGAAGAACGCGCGCTGGAGCTGCTGCGCGACGTCGAGCCGGGCGTGATCTTTACAGAACGGTCCGGAGACAGGCTGAACGGCGAGACGCTGGCGCGGCGCATTCGGCGCTCCAGCATGTCGTGCCGCATGTCGCCGATCATCATGGTGACGGGCGAGGCGACCGCCGCGGCGATCAAGGGCGCGCGCGACGCCGGCATCCACGAGTTCCTGAGAAAGCCGTTCACGACCGGCGACCTGTTCAAGCGGGTCGAGAATGTGACGTTGAAGCCCCGGCCCTGGATCGAGGCGGTGGGCTATGTCGGACCGGACCGTCGCCGGTTCAACTCAGGTGAATATTCAGGCGCCCGCAAGCGCCGCAGCGATGGTGCAGCTGGAGGCGGCCCTGCCGAAATCCGAGATCAGGCATCGCGAATCCTGGTTTCGGCCATGTCGCAGTTCGAGCAGGACCCGTCGCAGGCGACGCGCGCCATACGGCAGCAGGCCGAGACGCTGAACGGTCTGGCCATCAAGACGGCGGACGCGCGACTGGCGATGGCTGTCGCGACCTTGCAGGCCTATGTGGCCAGCGGTCAGGTGACGAAGGCGGGACTGGCCCAGCCGATCGGCACGGTCGTAGCGGCTGCGAGAGCAGCCAACGATGCAGCGCCGGTGGCGCGCGCGTCGTGA
- a CDS encoding acyltransferase family protein gives MGERFHGVQALRFAAATAVVVTHAVDLAGTRLGLETALTHGSLAGGTLENFGAMGVDVFFVISGFIIATTTQGQTGVGAAGAFLWRRFRRVAPIYWLLSLPILIGMARGGTLSPEVAAATFLFWPFSGLEMTFPALGPGWTLCFEMLFYAGFGLAMAGGRRFGFGLVGAYAAMLAAGLVVAAPVLRFWGAPIILEFLLGVGIAWVWRSAPRRLGVWAVGLAMLGFGLGLVFGYGGVDDVRALNDPWNGLRRAAVWGLPSALLVFSVVRMERTDRAPGRLSRAAAFMGDASYSIYLVHVLVIRALGRMFESGMVAPPGDAVVGLTVIASLAAGAVVHVWIERPLLRLMTP, from the coding sequence ATGGGGGAGCGGTTCCACGGGGTGCAGGCGCTGCGGTTCGCGGCGGCGACGGCGGTGGTCGTCACGCACGCCGTGGACCTGGCGGGGACGCGGCTGGGGCTGGAGACGGCGCTCACGCACGGTAGTTTGGCCGGCGGCACGCTGGAGAACTTCGGCGCCATGGGCGTGGACGTCTTCTTCGTCATCAGCGGCTTCATCATCGCCACGACGACGCAGGGGCAGACGGGTGTGGGCGCGGCCGGGGCCTTCCTGTGGCGGCGGTTTCGGCGGGTGGCGCCGATCTACTGGCTGCTGTCGCTGCCGATCCTGATCGGCATGGCGCGGGGCGGGACGCTGAGCCCGGAGGTGGCGGCGGCGACGTTCCTGTTCTGGCCATTCAGCGGACTGGAGATGACGTTTCCTGCGCTGGGGCCGGGGTGGACCCTGTGTTTTGAAATGCTGTTCTACGCCGGGTTCGGGCTGGCCATGGCGGGCGGCCGTCGGTTCGGCTTTGGGCTGGTCGGGGCCTATGCGGCGATGCTGGCGGCCGGATTGGTCGTGGCGGCGCCGGTTCTGAGGTTCTGGGGCGCGCCGATCATTCTGGAGTTTCTGCTGGGCGTGGGGATCGCCTGGGTGTGGCGGTCGGCGCCGCGTCGGCTGGGGGTGTGGGCGGTCGGTCTGGCGATGCTCGGGTTCGGGCTGGGCCTGGTCTTCGGCTATGGCGGCGTCGACGATGTGCGGGCGTTGAACGATCCGTGGAACGGGTTGAGGCGGGCAGCGGTCTGGGGGTTGCCCAGCGCGCTGCTGGTGTTCAGCGTGGTGCGGATGGAGCGGACGGACCGGGCGCCGGGACGGCTGTCGCGGGCGGCGGCCTTCATGGGGGATGCGTCCTATTCGATCTATCTGGTCCATGTGCTGGTCATCCGCGCGCTGGGGCGCATGTTCGAGAGCGGGATGGTGGCCCCGCCGGGGGATGCGGTGGTGGGGCTGACCGTGATCGCTAGTCTGGCGGCGGGGGCGGTCGTGCATGTGTGGATCGAGCGGCCGCTGTTGCGGCTGATGACGCCTTAA
- the rpoH gene encoding RNA polymerase sigma factor RpoH, with translation MAANSTLAVMSPEQGLSRYLTEIRKFPMLTKDEEFMLAKRWSEHQDPEAAHRLVTSHLRLVAKIAMGYRGYGLPIGEVISEGNVGLMQAVKKFDADKGFRLATYAMWWIRASIQEYILRSWSLVKMGTTAAQKKLFFNLRKAKSQISAFEEGDLHPEHLAAIATKLGVTEEEVTNMNRRLGGDASLNAPLRADGESEWQDWLADDTAVSQETQLADDEEKGIRMSLLQEAMEELTDREKHILTERRLKDDPVTLEELAGQYGVSRERVRQIEVRAFEKLQKAMRAAAEERNLVDA, from the coding sequence ATGGCTGCCAATAGTACGCTCGCGGTGATGTCGCCTGAACAAGGCCTGTCGCGTTATCTGACGGAAATCCGCAAGTTTCCGATGCTGACCAAGGACGAGGAGTTCATGCTCGCCAAGCGTTGGTCCGAGCACCAGGACCCCGAAGCCGCCCACCGTCTCGTCACCTCACACCTTCGTCTCGTGGCCAAGATCGCCATGGGTTATCGCGGCTACGGCCTGCCGATCGGCGAAGTGATTTCCGAGGGCAACGTCGGCCTCATGCAGGCCGTCAAGAAGTTCGACGCCGACAAGGGCTTCCGTCTGGCGACCTATGCCATGTGGTGGATCCGCGCCTCGATCCAGGAGTATATCCTGCGCAGCTGGTCGCTTGTGAAGATGGGCACCACCGCGGCGCAGAAGAAGCTGTTCTTCAACCTGCGCAAGGCCAAGAGCCAGATCTCGGCATTCGAGGAAGGCGATCTGCATCCTGAACACCTCGCCGCCATCGCCACCAAACTGGGCGTGACGGAGGAAGAGGTCACCAACATGAACCGCCGTCTCGGCGGCGACGCTTCGCTTAACGCGCCTCTGCGCGCCGACGGCGAAAGCGAGTGGCAGGACTGGCTGGCCGATGACACGGCCGTGTCTCAGGAAACCCAGCTCGCCGACGACGAGGAAAAGGGCATCCGCATGAGCCTTCTTCAGGAGGCCATGGAAGAGCTGACCGATCGTGAGAAGCACATCCTCACGGAACGTCGCCTCAAGGACGATCCGGTCACGCTGGAAGAGCTCGCCGGCCAGTACGGCGTCTCGCGCGAGCGCGTGCGTCAGATCGAGGTCCGCGCCTTCGAGAAGCTGCAAAAGGCCATGCGCGCCGCAGCCGAAGAGCGGAACCTGGTCGACGCCTGA
- a CDS encoding phage portal protein: protein MVSIRWPFGQAGRVRAPEGKESRAGGVIALSGVGRPRWTPNDYASLAREGYQKNAVAYRCIRMIAEAAAAAPFVVFVDGVRSDDHPLAKLIRRPNPEQSGAELMEAVYGALQVSGNAYVEATGDADGDGAPDELWALRSDRVKVVPGRSGWPEAWDYSVDGRSVRIGRAADGWAPVMHLKLWHPLDDWYGLSPLEAAAQGVDAHNAAGAWNKALLDNAARPSGALVYGARNGERLTDGQFEALKDQLSSVYAGATNAGRPILLEGGMDWKPLSLTPAEMDFTAGKHAAAREIALAFGVPPQLLGIPGDATYANYREANAAFWRQTVIPLVKKAAGAMTGWLGERFAGCEIRADLDAVSALQPERDALWARLEAASFLTDEERRRMAGLGA from the coding sequence ATGGTTTCGATCCGGTGGCCGTTCGGCCAGGCGGGGCGCGTGCGCGCGCCTGAGGGCAAGGAGAGCCGGGCGGGCGGGGTGATCGCCTTGTCGGGGGTGGGACGGCCGCGGTGGACACCCAACGACTACGCCAGCCTGGCGCGCGAGGGATATCAGAAGAATGCGGTGGCCTATCGCTGCATCCGCATGATCGCCGAGGCCGCGGCGGCTGCGCCGTTCGTGGTGTTTGTGGACGGGGTGCGGAGCGATGATCATCCGCTGGCCAAGCTGATCCGCAGGCCCAATCCCGAGCAGTCGGGGGCGGAGCTGATGGAGGCGGTCTATGGCGCGTTGCAGGTGTCGGGCAACGCCTATGTCGAAGCGACCGGGGATGCGGACGGGGACGGGGCGCCGGACGAGCTGTGGGCGCTGCGGTCGGATCGGGTGAAGGTGGTTCCGGGCCGCTCGGGCTGGCCCGAGGCGTGGGATTATTCCGTAGACGGACGGTCGGTGCGGATCGGGCGGGCGGCCGACGGCTGGGCGCCGGTGATGCACCTGAAGCTGTGGCACCCGCTGGACGACTGGTACGGGCTGTCGCCGCTGGAGGCGGCGGCGCAAGGGGTGGATGCGCACAATGCGGCCGGCGCCTGGAACAAGGCCCTGCTGGACAATGCGGCGCGGCCGTCGGGGGCGCTGGTCTATGGGGCGCGGAACGGCGAGCGGCTGACGGACGGACAGTTCGAGGCGCTGAAGGATCAGCTGTCGTCCGTCTATGCCGGGGCGACAAACGCCGGGCGGCCGATCCTGCTGGAAGGCGGGATGGACTGGAAGCCGCTGAGTCTGACACCGGCGGAGATGGATTTCACGGCCGGAAAACATGCGGCGGCGCGCGAGATCGCCCTGGCGTTCGGGGTGCCGCCGCAGCTGCTGGGGATACCGGGCGATGCGACCTACGCCAACTATCGCGAGGCCAATGCGGCCTTCTGGCGACAGACGGTGATCCCGCTGGTGAAGAAGGCGGCGGGGGCGATGACGGGTTGGCTGGGCGAGCGGTTCGCGGGATGCGAGATCCGCGCGGACCTGGATGCCGTCTCGGCGCTGCAGCCCGAGCGGGACGCCCTGTGGGCGCGGCTGGAGGCGGCGAGCTTCCTGACGGACGAAGAGCGTCGGCGGATGGCGGGGTTGGGGGCATGA
- a CDS encoding RluA family pseudouridine synthase — MSAQDQIDEDEDPATGDPAEVLEARIDAAGVRLDKALAGAFPTLSRARLQALLAEGAVSRHGAVLTSGSAKAQPGLYAVALPPVAPATPQPQAILLTVLYEDADLIVIDKPAGMAAHPAPGTPDGTLVNALLAHCGDSLSGIGGVARPGIVHRLDKDTSGVMVAAKTDRAHAGLSALFAAHDIERTYIALTRGTPSPATGRIHTRIGRSTGDRKKMAVLKAGGREAITDYAVQATYGEPAKAGGAPMAARVACTLHTGRTHQIRVHLSSKGAPILGDATYGSGSPAIPVRAAIAEAGLERQALHAAVLGFVHPVTGETLRFETAPPSDMQRLETRLAEL, encoded by the coding sequence GTGTCCGCCCAAGATCAGATCGACGAAGACGAAGACCCCGCGACCGGCGACCCCGCCGAGGTGCTGGAGGCCCGCATCGACGCGGCCGGCGTTCGCCTGGACAAGGCCCTGGCCGGCGCCTTCCCCACCCTGTCGCGCGCCCGGCTCCAAGCCCTGCTGGCCGAAGGCGCCGTCAGTCGCCATGGCGCGGTCCTGACCAGCGGTTCCGCCAAGGCCCAGCCCGGCCTCTATGCCGTCGCCCTGCCGCCCGTCGCGCCGGCCACGCCCCAGCCCCAAGCCATTCTCCTGACCGTTCTCTACGAGGACGCCGACCTTATCGTCATCGACAAGCCTGCGGGCATGGCCGCCCACCCTGCGCCCGGCACGCCGGACGGCACCCTGGTCAATGCGCTGTTGGCCCATTGCGGCGACAGCCTGTCGGGCATCGGCGGCGTCGCCCGCCCCGGCATCGTCCACCGGCTAGACAAGGACACCTCCGGCGTCATGGTCGCCGCCAAGACCGACCGCGCCCACGCCGGCCTCTCCGCCCTGTTCGCTGCGCACGACATCGAGCGCACCTACATCGCCCTGACGCGCGGCACGCCATCGCCCGCGACCGGCCGCATCCACACCCGCATCGGCCGCTCCACCGGCGACCGCAAGAAGATGGCGGTCCTCAAGGCCGGCGGTCGCGAGGCCATCACCGACTATGCCGTTCAGGCGACCTACGGCGAACCAGCCAAAGCCGGCGGCGCGCCCATGGCCGCGCGCGTCGCCTGCACCCTGCACACCGGCCGCACCCATCAGATTCGCGTCCACCTGTCGTCCAAGGGCGCGCCCATCCTCGGCGACGCGACCTACGGCTCAGGCAGCCCCGCCATACCCGTCCGCGCCGCCATCGCCGAAGCGGGCCTTGAACGTCAGGCCCTCCACGCCGCCGTCTTGGGCTTTGTCCATCCTGTCACGGGCGAGACGCTTCGCTTCGAGACCGCGCCGCCGTCCGACATGCAGCGTCTCGAAACGCGCCTCGCCGAACTCTGA
- a CDS encoding DUF805 domain-containing protein yields the protein MRGEILSYDPTTGEGLISGDDLQRYAFTSAAAGLEPGRRVDFVVQDDQALSLMVLRDGPLAPAVYAPEPDLGLWGYFVRCISDLYIEGHGRARRKEYWSFALFHFLILMLAFMPIIGLAVLDAEAGYDMEAWGVAWICIVALVYFALIVPYVCVSIRRFHDVGLSGWLILIGLVPYVGGLFTFIVSLLPSQPEANVHGAPPKGSRALQTRQDRPA from the coding sequence TTGCGCGGCGAAATTCTCAGCTACGATCCGACGACCGGCGAGGGGTTGATCAGCGGCGACGACTTGCAGCGCTATGCTTTCACCTCGGCCGCCGCCGGTCTCGAACCCGGCCGCCGCGTCGATTTCGTGGTTCAGGACGACCAGGCGCTCAGCCTGATGGTCCTGCGCGACGGCCCTTTGGCGCCGGCCGTATACGCCCCCGAACCGGACCTGGGCCTATGGGGCTATTTCGTCCGCTGCATCTCCGACCTCTATATCGAAGGCCACGGTCGGGCGCGGCGAAAGGAATACTGGTCCTTCGCCCTGTTCCACTTCCTGATCCTGATGCTCGCCTTCATGCCGATCATCGGTCTGGCCGTCCTCGACGCCGAGGCCGGCTACGATATGGAGGCCTGGGGCGTCGCCTGGATCTGCATCGTCGCCCTGGTGTATTTCGCGCTGATCGTTCCCTACGTCTGCGTATCCATCCGCCGCTTCCATGATGTCGGGCTCAGCGGCTGGCTGATCCTGATCGGCCTCGTCCCCTATGTCGGCGGCCTGTTCACCTTCATCGTCAGCCTTCTACCCTCGCAACCCGAAGCGAACGTCCACGGCGCGCCGCCCAAGGGGTCGCGCGCATTACAAACGCGTCAGGATCGGCCAGCTTGA
- a CDS encoding DUF805 domain-containing protein: protein MRGEILSYDATTGVGLISGDDGARYDFTSAALQSPAVPAAGVRVDFVPEGSAATQILILAGSPTTTGVAGGYASSTSTAVAGFDWQKLFLSFEGRVRRSHFWIGWLILLGVNVVISWIPFINLLGIVLIWPNLAISVKRLHDMGKTGWLIAIPWVGSVVAFFAGFAMVVAAAVANGYSEDYYEGNPAAVFALMGPAFGLFAIAGLLGLAFLLWIGIADSQKGENRFGPNPKGE from the coding sequence GTGCGCGGTGAAATTCTCAGCTACGACGCCACGACCGGCGTCGGTCTGATCAGCGGCGACGACGGCGCCCGTTACGACTTCACCTCGGCCGCGCTGCAATCGCCGGCCGTGCCCGCCGCCGGCGTCCGCGTCGACTTCGTGCCCGAGGGCTCAGCCGCCACCCAGATCCTGATCCTGGCGGGTTCTCCCACCACCACCGGCGTCGCCGGCGGTTACGCCAGCTCGACCTCGACCGCCGTCGCCGGCTTCGACTGGCAGAAGCTGTTCCTGTCCTTCGAGGGCCGCGTCCGCCGCAGCCATTTCTGGATCGGCTGGCTGATCCTGCTGGGCGTCAACGTCGTCATTAGTTGGATCCCCTTCATCAACCTGCTCGGCATCGTGCTGATCTGGCCCAACCTGGCCATTTCGGTGAAGCGCCTGCACGACATGGGCAAGACCGGCTGGCTGATCGCCATTCCCTGGGTCGGCTCGGTCGTGGCCTTCTTCGCCGGCTTCGCCATGGTCGTCGCCGCCGCCGTCGCCAACGGCTATTCGGAAGACTACTACGAGGGTAACCCGGCCGCCGTCTTCGCCCTGATGGGCCCCGCCTTCGGCCTGTTCGCCATCGCTGGTCTGCTGGGCCTGGCCTTCCTGCTGTGGATCGGCATCGCCGACAGCCAGAAGGGCGAAAACCGCTTCGGCCCGAACCCGAAGGGCGAATAG
- a CDS encoding adenylosuccinate synthase: MANVAVVGAQWGDEGKGKIVDWLSNRADMVVRFQGGHNAGHTLVVDGKVYKLALLPSGVVQGKPSIIGNGVVVDPWHLVGEIEKIAAQGVAISPEILTIADNACLILPIHPALDVAREAAASAPGAKIGTTGRGIGPAYEDKVGRRAIRVCDLANEDDLKVKIDRLRSHHDPLRAGLGLEPIDPDALLASLLEIAPKILPYVKPAWRVLDQAQKDGKRVLFEGAQGAFLDVDHGTYPYVTSSNTVAGQAAAGSGIGPRGVGYVLGIVKAYTTRVGEGPFACELDDEVGAHLATVGREVGVNTGRARRCGWFDAVLVRQSVAINGIDGIALTKLDVLDGLKTLKICVGYKVDGEVLDYLPSSLKAQGAAEPVFEELEGWSESTAGVRSFKDINANAIKYVRRIEELIGAPVALLSTSPERDDTILMRDPFQG, translated from the coding sequence TTGGCGAACGTAGCGGTGGTCGGCGCCCAGTGGGGCGACGAGGGCAAGGGCAAGATCGTGGACTGGCTGTCCAACCGCGCCGACATGGTCGTGCGGTTCCAGGGCGGCCACAATGCGGGCCATACGCTGGTCGTGGACGGCAAGGTCTACAAGCTGGCGCTGCTGCCCAGCGGCGTCGTGCAGGGCAAGCCGTCGATCATCGGCAACGGCGTGGTCGTCGATCCTTGGCATCTGGTCGGCGAGATCGAAAAGATCGCTGCCCAAGGTGTGGCGATCAGCCCCGAAATCCTGACAATTGCGGACAACGCCTGCCTGATCCTGCCCATCCACCCGGCGCTGGACGTGGCGCGCGAGGCGGCGGCCAGCGCGCCGGGCGCCAAGATCGGCACGACCGGGCGGGGCATCGGTCCGGCCTATGAGGACAAGGTGGGGCGGCGCGCCATTCGGGTCTGCGATCTGGCCAACGAAGACGATCTGAAGGTCAAGATCGACCGGCTGCGCTCGCACCACGATCCGTTGCGCGCCGGTCTGGGGCTGGAGCCGATCGACCCCGACGCGCTGCTGGCGTCTTTGCTGGAGATCGCGCCGAAGATCCTGCCCTATGTGAAACCGGCCTGGCGCGTGCTGGATCAGGCGCAGAAGGACGGCAAGCGCGTCCTGTTCGAAGGGGCGCAGGGCGCCTTCCTGGACGTGGATCACGGCACCTATCCCTATGTCACCAGCTCCAACACGGTGGCCGGTCAGGCGGCGGCGGGGTCGGGCATCGGGCCGCGCGGCGTCGGCTATGTGCTGGGCATCGTGAAGGCCTATACAACGCGCGTCGGCGAAGGCCCCTTCGCCTGCGAACTGGATGATGAGGTCGGCGCGCATCTGGCGACCGTGGGCCGCGAAGTCGGGGTGAACACCGGCCGCGCGCGCCGCTGCGGTTGGTTCGACGCTGTATTGGTGCGCCAGTCCGTTGCGATCAACGGCATCGATGGGATCGCCCTGACCAAGCTGGACGTGCTGGACGGGTTGAAAACGCTGAAGATCTGCGTCGGCTATAAAGTCGATGGCGAGGTGCTGGACTATCTGCCCTCAAGCCTGAAGGCCCAGGGCGCGGCCGAGCCGGTGTTCGAGGAGTTGGAAGGCTGGAGCGAAAGCACGGCCGGCGTCCGCAGCTTCAAGGACATCAACGCCAACGCCATCAAATATGTGCGGCGGATCGAGGAGTTGATCGGCGCGCCGGTGGCCCTGCTGTCCACCAGCCCCGAGCGCGACGACACTATTCTGATGCGTGATCCGTTCCAAGGCTGA
- a CDS encoding DnaJ C-terminal domain-containing protein, whose amino-acid sequence MAGDPYKELGVSKGASADEVKKAYRKLAKELHPDKNPGDKITEDKFKRVTAAFDILGDKEKRAKYDAGQIDGDGNEQYRGFGGGGRAGGNPFGQGGNPFGQGGGPGGRANFEGVDLDDLFGMFGGAGRQRGARDFTSRGQDVKATLDISLEDAIAGATRRIQFSDGRTLDVTIPKGASEGQTIRLRGQGAPGRGAENGDALIELRIEPHPIYKRDGADLTMDLPVSVPDAVLGAKVRVPTPEGVVQMTLPAGSNSGKVLRLKGRGAFAQGRRGDLLARVMVTLPDTPDAELTAFAEDWRAKRPYTPGR is encoded by the coding sequence GTGGCAGGCGACCCCTACAAGGAACTGGGCGTTTCGAAGGGCGCGAGCGCGGACGAGGTCAAGAAGGCGTATCGCAAGCTCGCCAAGGAGCTGCATCCCGACAAGAACCCCGGCGACAAGATCACCGAGGACAAGTTCAAACGGGTGACGGCAGCCTTCGACATCCTGGGCGACAAGGAAAAGCGCGCCAAATACGACGCGGGCCAGATCGACGGCGACGGCAACGAACAGTATCGCGGCTTCGGCGGGGGCGGTCGCGCCGGCGGCAACCCGTTCGGCCAGGGCGGCAATCCGTTCGGACAAGGCGGCGGGCCGGGCGGCCGCGCCAACTTCGAAGGCGTTGATCTGGACGATCTGTTCGGCATGTTTGGCGGGGCCGGGCGTCAGCGCGGCGCGCGGGACTTCACCTCACGCGGCCAGGACGTGAAGGCGACGCTGGACATCAGTCTGGAAGACGCCATCGCCGGGGCGACGCGGCGGATCCAGTTCTCGGATGGACGCACTCTGGACGTGACCATTCCCAAGGGGGCGTCGGAAGGCCAGACGATCCGCCTGCGCGGCCAGGGAGCGCCGGGGCGCGGGGCCGAGAACGGCGACGCCCTGATCGAACTGAGGATCGAACCGCACCCCATCTACAAGCGCGACGGGGCGGACCTGACGATGGACCTGCCGGTGTCGGTGCCCGATGCGGTGCTGGGCGCCAAGGTGCGAGTGCCGACGCCCGAGGGCGTGGTGCAGATGACGCTGCCGGCCGGATCGAACTCGGGCAAGGTGCTGAGGCTGAAGGGGCGCGGCGCGTTTGCGCAAGGTAGGCGCGGCGATCTGCTGGCGCGGGTGATGGTGACGCTGCCCGATACGCCGGACGCCGAACTGACCGCCTTCGCCGAGGATTGGCGGGCCAAGCGGCCCTATACGCCGGGGCGGTGA